The stretch of DNA CTCCCACTAACAGGAAAAACAGCCTCAAAACTTACGCCCATATCAAAAGGGAACGTCACATCCCCTTGACCCTCCAATCACCTCGAGGTTCATTTTGATTGGAAGGCGGTAAAGCCTTTAATCTCGGGACGAACGCTGCGCGTCTCTGAAGAACGCGAGTCATTCTACAACATCTCGAGACACGATTACTTGCTTACGGACCTGCTGCAAGAGTCGCAGAGCGATATGATGTAGTCTCAACTGTACATCTGCGTAACATGACTTGGTGTGGATTTTAAACGTTGTATTTGAGGACACAAGTTGTTTTTAACGTCGTTTGGCAGTTTTCCATTCAGGAAATATACGTGTTGTtaactttttaattattttccttttctttcacaACAAATGCGTTTCCTTTCGTCTAAATGACAGTTGGGTCATGATTACATCGCCTCCGGTTTCTGTACTGAGAAATTGTTCAACCAACCCCATCTGGGAGAGCTTCGATAGAGCGAGAAACGTCTCTTCGAAAACAAATAAACCATTCGTGCATCCTGTGTCTCCGTCGGACCCTCAACGGCAGGCGAATCGAGTCCCCATCAAAATTCTGAAAATGCTGACGGCACGGGCTGGACACATCTTGCATCCTGAGTATCTGCAACCTTTACCATCTACTCCCGTGAGTCCTATTGAGGTAAGATTTTTAATACAGAAGGGCAAATATGCGTAACACTCAACTACGCACTTCGAGCCTGTAACCTATGTGTGCCTTGGGCGAATGCATAGTCCTAATGTTTCTATAGATATAATGGACCGTGTATAGCCTATGATGTTTATAACTAGCTGTTTATGTAAACTTCACAAAAAAATACCATGATGTGTTTAACTGCTTTGAGCGCACGTTATGTTATGCGCAATGCGGAGCGCACAGTAATAGTACAACCAAAATATTGACGTTGACATAATTCAACAAATGAAAGCATCTAATGCGCCCTTTCTGAACAAGTGGAATGACAACATattgtgttttattattttttgcaGCTGGACGCCAAGAAAAGTCCCCTGGCTCTTTTAGCACAAACATGCTCTCAGATTGGTAAACCAGATCCACCGTCCTCGTCCAAGCTGTCGTCTGTAACAAATGGATCTAACGACAAAGATTCCAAATCCGGTCCGCTGAAAATGAGTGATATTGGAGCTGAAGATAAATCAAGCTTCAAGCCATACTCTAAATCCACGGAGAAGAAGGACTCGTCGTCGGGTGCTTCAGCTGGAGATAAAACAGGTTTCCGTGTGCCTAGCGCCACCTGCCAGCCGTTTACTCCTAGAACAGGGAGTCCGAATTCCTgtacctctgtctctcctctcccgtcGGAGTGTAAATCGTCGGACAGGGAGGACAAAAAGGATTCTGATAGTAACAAGAATGGCATTTCCGAGGGCTCTGGGAACGGTGGTGCGAATCACAATAGGATAAGTGGTAGTGGTGCTAACGGGGAAGTAAACCAACAACCGGAGACTACAATTGGGTCAAAGCCCGTCACATCTGACACAACCTCTGTTTCGTCTGCCTCGTCTGCTCTTGGATCCGGACTAGTAGCTCCCGTGTCCCCTTACAGACCGGGTCACACCGTGTTCCCCCTCCCGCCTGCGGGTATGTCATACCCTGGAAGTCTAGCGGGGGCCTATGCGGGTTACCCGCAGCACTTTTTGCCTCCGGGGGTTTCCCTAGACCCAACAAAGTCGGGGAGTCAGCTGCTGAACGCGCAGTTCGCTGCGGCGTGCAGCAAAGCTGCGTCCAGTCCTCTGGCCGGGGCTTCTCCCCCATCAATAATGTCCGCCAGTTTGTGTAGAGATCCGTACTGTCTGAGTTACCATTGCGCAAGCCATTTATCCGGCGCCGGGGCCAACTCACACGAGTCAGCCGCTGCTGCAGCTTTGAAGTCTGGATACCCTCTCATGTACCCTTCACATCCCCTCCACGGCGTTCATTCCACGCCACCATCGTTTGCTGGACACCCATTATATCCCTACGGTTTTATACTGCCCAACGACCCCCAGCCACATGTTTGTAATTGGGTCTCGGCGAATGGACCCTGTGACAAACGGTTTTCCAGCTCCGAAGAACTTCTCAATCACTTGCGGACTCACACTGCCTTCGCCGGGACTGAGAAATTGATCTCAGGATATCCAAGCTCTTCGTCTCTGGCCAGTGCTGCGGCAGCGGCAATGGCATGTCATATGCACATACCCCCGACGGGGGC from Alosa sapidissima isolate fAloSap1 chromosome 24, fAloSap1.pri, whole genome shotgun sequence encodes:
- the LOC121699768 gene encoding zinc finger protein 503-like; translated protein: MITSPPVSVLRNCSTNPIWESFDRARNVSSKTNKPFVHPVSPSDPQRQANRVPIKILKMLTARAGHILHPEYLQPLPSTPVSPIELDAKKSPLALLAQTCSQIGKPDPPSSSKLSSVTNGSNDKDSKSGPLKMSDIGAEDKSSFKPYSKSTEKKDSSSGASAGDKTGFRVPSATCQPFTPRTGSPNSCTSVSPLPSECKSSDREDKKDSDSNKNGISEGSGNGGANHNRISGSGANGEVNQQPETTIGSKPVTSDTTSVSSASSALGSGLVAPVSPYRPGHTVFPLPPAGMSYPGSLAGAYAGYPQHFLPPGVSLDPTKSGSQLLNAQFAAACSKAASSPLAGASPPSIMSASLCRDPYCLSYHCASHLSGAGANSHESAAAAALKSGYPLMYPSHPLHGVHSTPPSFAGHPLYPYGFILPNDPQPHVCNWVSANGPCDKRFSSSEELLNHLRTHTAFAGTEKLISGYPSSSSLASAAAAAMACHMHIPPTGAPGGPGALALRTPHHALGLSSRYHPYSKSPLPNGAPVPVPAATGPYYSPYALYGQRLTTAPGLGYQ